A window from Malania oleifera isolate guangnan ecotype guangnan chromosome 7, ASM2987363v1, whole genome shotgun sequence encodes these proteins:
- the LOC131159632 gene encoding protein C2-DOMAIN ABA-RELATED 2-like, which translates to MEGLLGLLRVHVHRGVNLAIRDMRSSDPYVVIKMGKQKLKTRVVKKNLNPLWNDDLTLSITEPILPVKLAVYDKDTFSRDDKMGDVELDIGPILEAVKMDLHDLPSGTIITKIQANRQNCFAEESCIMWMDNQVVQNMFLRLRNVECGEVEVQLQWIKINGSKGDKGSLPYIK; encoded by the exons ATGGAGGGTTTGCTGGGTCTTCTCAGAGTTCACGTTCACAGAGGTGTGAACCTCGCTATCAGAGATATGCGAAGCAGTGATCCCTATGTCGTCATCAAAATGGGCAAACAG AAACTCAAGACGCGTGTAGTGAAGAAGAATCTTAATCCTCTCTGGAATGATGATTTAACTCTTTCCATTACAGAACCCATTCTTCCAGTTAAGCTT GCGGTGTATGACAAAGACACCTTCAGTCGGGATGATAAAATGGGCGATGTCGAGCTTGACATCGGGCCGATTTTAGAAGCTGTGAAAATGGACTTGCATGACCTCCCAAGTGGAACAATCATCACGAAAATTCAAGCAAACAGGCAGAACTGCTTTGCGGAGGAAAGTTGCATCATGTGGATGGACAACCAGGTTGTCCAGAACATGTTCTTGAGGCTGCGAAATGTGGAGTGTGGTGAGGTTGAAGTACAGTTGCAGTGGATCAAGATCAATGGTTCCAAGGGTGACAAAGGGTCTCTGCCCTATATCAAATAA